CTCTGTGATCTCCTCTCTATGTTCTCCTCTGtgttctcctctctgtgttctcctctcTATGTTCTACTCTCTTCTATGTGTTCTCCTCTCTGCGTCctcctctctgtgttctcctctcTGTGATCTCCTCTCTatgttctcctctcctctctgtgaTCTCCTCTCTatgttctcctctcctctctgtgttctcctctctgtgatctcctctctgtgttctcctctcctctctgtgttctcctctcCGCGTCctcctctctgtgttctcctctcTGCGTCctcctctctgtgttctccactctatgttctcctctcctctctgtgatctcctctcctctgtgttctcctctgttttctcctctctgtgtttTCCTCTCTATGTTCTCCTCTGtgttctcctctctgtgttctcctctcctctctgtgttctcctctcCATATtctcctctctgtgttctcctctgttttctcctctcctctccatgTTCTCCTCTCCATATtctcctctctgtgttctcctctgttttctcctctctgtgttctcctctctgtgttctcctctcTGTATTCTCCTCTCTatgttctcctctcctctctgtgttctcctctcTGTGATCTCCTCTCTatgttctcctctcctctctgtgttctcctctctgtgatctcctctctgtgttctcctctcctctctgtgtccTCCTCTCTGCGTCCTCCTCTCTGTGTCctcctctctgtgttctcctctcTGCGTCctcctctctgtgttctccgCTCTatgttctcctctcctctctgtgatctcctctctgtgttctcctctctgtgatctcctctctgtgttctcctctctgtgttctcctctctgtgttctcctctcTGTGATCTCCTCTCTGTGTTCTGATAATTGTGTGAAGCTGTACGTTGTGTTAAGTGCATCACGGATTGTACCACATTTCTGATTTAACTCTAACAGTAAAAGTATTTCAGTACATCACTGTACAGATAAAACATTACAGCTATATTAATAAgccattatgtgtgtgtgtgtgtgtgtgtgtgtgtaatacagcTTGGATAATCCTGGTgtaacattaacacactaatATATTCTCCCAGCCTTACTGAACTGTAGTTTATAACAATGTGAGTAAGCATgtagtaagtaaggaataacacacagtgtgtgtggtgctgtggtgaaaataatccacagcagggtgatgtgatgaagctgagttactgctaccaccctgGAGCtgattctttccttttttctcctttttctctctattgaagttaataagacaaaaaatgcagcttgtcatgttgccgagaaaccgcaaagaagcgtaaactcctctgaagatcagtcctgaagatgtcggaaaacttaaagtcacagctttacctctgactgttacaaagcgctgacactggagactccttccataaatgttaaataaatgtctccttacttTAGAAAACTTACTACTCACtatgtcaacaattacacacacttgtaatccatttatattttactgcaGACAGAATGAGGtcactttgtgttttctttctttgttgttgAACTTTAGGGTCAGTCTGTGCGAACTGAACTGACCAATCAGGGGGCTCGGCATCAGGATGGCTCCACCCCCTCCAACCAATGCTCCACACGTGTGCTTGTCATGTGTGGTAATCATGAGCAGCATGGTGCTGATGGACGCGTACCTGGTGGAGCAGAATCACGGGCCGCGTAAGATCGGCGTGTTCATCGTGGTGAGCGTGGGTGACGTGTGCTTCCTCATCGCGCTGCGCTACATCGCCGTGTGGGTCGGAACCGAGCTCAGGACCGCAAAGCGTGGATACGCCATGATCCTCTGGTTcctctacatttttgttttggagATCAAAGTCTACTTCATCTACCAGAACTACAAATCAGACCGGAAAAGTCTGGATGCTCTGACACGTAAAGCTTTAACGCTGCTCCTCTCTGTGTGCGTTCCCATATTGTTCATTATTCTGGTTGCTGTGGATCACATGGAGTATGTCAGGGCATTTAGGAAAAAGGAGGAGATACGGAACCGGCTCTTCTGGGTGGTGGTGGACCTCCTGGACGTTCTGGACATCCAGGCCAACCTATGGGAACCGCAGAAGAAAGGCTTCCCACTGTGGGCCGAGGGCTTGATGTTCTTCTACTGTTACATCCTGCTGCTCGTGCTGCCGTGTGTTAGCCTGAGTGAGATTAGCATGCAGGGTGTCAACATCAGCCCGCACAAGATGATGCTGTACCCCATCCTGAGCCTCATCACCATCAACATCGTCACCATCTTCATCCGAGGAGGAAACATGCTGCTCTACAGAGACGGCCGTGTCTCGGGGATCCTCATGGGGAAGAACGTCTTGGCCATCTTGATGAAGACGTGCAGCTTCGTGCAGTACAGAAAGCAGCTGCAGAGCGCTAACCTCAGTGCtaacactcctcctcctcttcctcctcctcctgctgctcctccttCAGCAGCCTTCAGTGTTGAGCTTCACAaaaactcactgactcactgtcGAGATGTTTCTCAAACACCACTGCCTGAACTCACTGCGTCTGaacacacatgacacacacacacacacacacacactggacttCTGATACACTCTGTGCTGTTCTGATgcttctgatgatgatgatgatgaagaaccTTTTATGGACTGTGGGCCAAATGTGATGTTGGTCATATCTGATGGGCAGGGCTTAAACTGTGTAATGGGCAGGGCTTAAACTGTGTAATGGGCAGGGCTTAAACTGTGTAATGGGCAGGGCTTACATTGGCCAAAGGGTGGAAATTAAACTTGGCAATGGGTGGGGCTTAAATTCTGAGCACTGGTGCTTATACAGTGAGTGGTTACTATGGTTACAGAACATAAATTTTTTTCCTACTGATTTTGtggcacattttaatgtttcattgttttcattgtcatgaaaataaatcataaaacctTTTAGAACCTCAAGGTCTACTGGTCAGTTCCAGGTCTGGAAGATCTGGAGCTTGAGAGACTCAGCAGCAGTCTAACCGTCCAGTGTCATAAGCTGTAAGTATTGAATAAGAACCCTTTTTTGAAGAGtagtgaagatttttttttctattttcagaAGACGAAATCTgagaaataaactgaaaaaagctttaaaaccactgaaaggagaaaaaCTGCAGCAGGACTGTGACAAGGTTCCACATAGAACTGATCAGCACCTCATGAGTCGCTGAGTCACAGTCAGAGTCACAGAGTCACTGAATAAGAGTCTGAATCACAAACTCTCTGAGTCACAGTCACTGAGTCACACAGTCTGAGTCTGAATCACGAAGTCTCCCAAAGTCTGAGTCACAGAGTCTCCGAGTCTGCTCAAATAAACATGCCTTCATTACTGATAATGAtaagaattatttaattattttaatgataatgattattataataattagtatgatatacactatatgacaaAAGTTtctgcacccctgaccatcacacccatatgtgcttattgagcatctcattccagatttattctcatgtgtttgctgttataatgagctccactcttctgggaagctttccactagatgttggagcgtggctgtggggatttgtgttcattcagctacaagagcattagtgaggtcaggcgctgatgttgggatgtcgaggaggtctggggttcagtcggtgttccagttcatcccaaaggtgttcagtggggttgaggtcagggctctgtgcaggacactcgagttcttccactccaaccttcacacaccatgtcttcatggagctcgctttgtgcacaggggcattgtcatgctggaacaggtttgagcctcttagtgaGCAGAACCAtgtcctgtcctgtgtgtggagtgtgtggagtttctgcagtgtgtgcagtgtgtgcagtgtgtggagtttgtgcggggtgtgtggagtgtgtggagtgtgtgtggtgtgtgcggTGTGTAGAGTGTTTGgagtgtttgtggtgtgtggagatgtgtgcggtgtgtgtggagtgtgtggagtctTTGCGGTGTGTGcggtgtgtggagtgtgtgtggagtgtgtgcggtgtgtggagtgtgtgcggtgtgtggagtgtgtgcgttgtgtgcagtgagtgtggagtgtgttgtgtgtggagggtgcagtgtggagtgtgtgcgATTTGTGGAGTGAGTGTGGTGTGTccagtgtgtggagtgtgtgtgtggtgtgtggagtgtgtacagagtgtgcggtgtgtggagtgtgtggagtgtgtgcagtctgtggagtgtgtgcggtgtgtggagtgtgtgtgtgtgcagtgtgtggagtgtgtgcagtgtgtggtgtgtgtgcagtgtgtggagtgtgtgcagtgtgtggagtgtgtgtggtgtttggagtgtgtgtgtgtgtgtgtgtgtgcagtgtgtggagtgtgtgtggagtgtgtgtggtgtgtggagtgtgtgtgtgtgtgtgtgtgtgtgtgtgcagtgtgtgcagtgtgtggagtgtttacagtgtgtggtgtgtggagtgtgcagtgtgtgcagtgtgtctgtgtgtagtgtgtgtgtctgtgtgtgcagtgtgatgtgtgtggagtgtttacggtgtgtggagtgtgcagtgtgtgcagtgtgtgtgtgtgtagtgtgtgtgtctgtgtgtgcagtgtgtacagtgtgtcgagtgtgtgcagtgtgtggagtgtttacagtgtgtgcagtgtgtggagtgtgtgcagtgtgtggagtgtttacagtgtgtggagtgtgtgtgtgtgtgcagtgtgtggagtgtgtgtggtgtgtggagtgtgtgcagtgtgtggagtgtgtgtggtgtgtgcagtgtgtgcagtgtgtggagtgtgtgtggagtgtgtggagtgtgtgcagtgtgtggagtgtggagtgtgtgtggagtgtgtgcagtgtgtggagtgtgtgtggagtgtgtggagtgtttacagtgtgtggtgtgtggagtgtgcagtgtgtgcagtgtgtgtgtgtggagtgtgtgtgtctgtgtgtgcagtgtgtacagtgtgtcgagtgtgtgcagtgtgtgtggatgtgtgtggtgtgtggagtgtttacagtgtgtggtgtgtgtgtggagtgtgtgtggaggtgtgtggagtgtgtacagtgtgtggagtgtgtggagtgtgtggtgtgtgcagtgtgtgcagtgtgtggtgtgtgtgcagtgtgtggagtgtgtgtggtgtgcggtgtgtggagtgtgtgcagtgtgtgtgtgtgtgtgtgtgtggtgtgtggagtgtgtgcagtgtgtggagtgtgtgtgtgtgtgtgtgtgtggtgtgtggagtgtgtgcagtgtgtgtgtgtgtgtgtgtgtgtggtgtgtggagtgtgtgcagtgtgtgcagtgtgtgtgtgtgtgtgtgtgtgtggtgtgtggagtgtgtgcagtgtgtgcagtgtgtgtgtgtgtgtgtggtgtgtggagtgtgtgcaatgtgtggagtgtgtgtgtgtgtgcagtgtgtggtgtgtagagtgtgtgtagtgtgtgtgtgtgtgtgtgcagtgtgtggagtgtgtgtggtgtttggagtgtgtgtgtgtgtgtgtgcagtgtgtggagtgtgtggagtgtttacagtgtgtggtgtgtggagtgtgcagtgtgtgcagtgtgatgtgtgtggagtgtttacggtgtgtggagtgtgtgcagtgtgtggtgtgtggagtgtgtgcagtgtgtggtgtgtggagtgtgtgcagtgtgtgcagagtgtcgagtgtgtgcagtgtgtgcagtgtgtgcagagtgtcgagtgtgtgtggtgtgtggagtgtgtgcagtgtgtggtgtgtggagtgtgtgtgtggagtgtgtgcagtgtgtgcagtgtgtggagtgtgtgcagtgtgtgcagtgtgtggagtgtgtgtggagtgtgtgcagtgtgtggagtgtgtgtgtgtatgtgcagtgtctgtgtgtgtgtgtgtgtgcagtgtgtggagtgtggagtgtgtttgtgtgtgtgtgtgtgtgtgtggtgtgtggtgtgtggagtgtgtgtggtgtgtggagtgtgtggagtgtgtgtgcagtgtgtgtgtgtgtgtgtgtgtgtggtgtgtggagtgtgtgcagtgtgtgtagtgtgtgtgtgtggatgtgtgtatgtgcagtgtgtgtgtgtgtgtgcagtgtgtggagtgtgtgtgtgtgtgtgtgtgtgtgtgtgtgtgcagtgtgtgtgtgtgtgcagtgtgtggagtgtgtgtgtgtgtgtgtgtgcagtgtgtgtgtgtggtgtgtggagtgtgtggagtgtgtgtgcagtgtgtgtgtgtgtttgtgcagtgtgtggtgtgtggagtgtgtgtagtgtgtgtgtgtgtgtgtggagtgtgtggagtgtgtgtggtgtgtggagtgtgtggagtgtgtgtgtgtgtgcagtgtgtggtgtgtggagtgtgtgtagtgtgtgtgtgtgtgcagtgtgtggagtgtgtgtgtgtgttactgatgtgatgtggtgtgtgtgcagtgtgtggagtgtgtgtgtgtgttactgatgtgatgtggtgtgtgtgcagtgtgtggagtgtgtgtgtgtgtgtgcagtgtgtggtgtgtggagtgtgcagtgtgtgtgcagtgtgtgtgtggtgtgtggagtgtgtgtatgtgtggtgtgtgtgtgcagtgtgtggagtgtgtggtgtgtgtggagtgtgtgtgtgtgtgtgcagtgtgtgtgcagtgtgtgtgtggtgtgtggagtgtgtgtgtgtgtggtgtgtggagtgtgtgtgtgtgtgtgtttgtgcagtgtgtggtgtgtggagtgtgtgtagtgtgtgtgtgtgtgtgcagtgtgtggagtgtgtggagtgtgtgtggtgtgtggagtgtgtgtagtgtgtgtgtgtgtgtgtgcagtgtgtggagtgtgtggagtgtgtgtgtttgtgtgcagtgtgtggtgtgtggagtgtgtgtagtgtttgtgtgtgtttgtgtgcagtgtgtggtgtgtggagtgtgtgtagtgtttgtgtgtgtgcagtgtgtggagtgtgtggtgtgtgtgtgtgtgtgtgtggagtgtgtgtagtgtgtgtgtgtgtgtgtgcagtgtgtggagtgtgtgtgtttgtgtgcagtgtgtggtgtgtggtgtgtgtagtgtttgtgtgtgtgcagtgtgtggtgtgtgtgtgtgcagtctgcagtgtgtgtgcagtgtgtgtgtggtgtgtggagtgtgtgtgtgtgtggtgtgtggagtgtgtgtgtgtttgtgtgtgtgtgtggagtgtgtgcagtgtgtgtgtggtgtgtgtggagtgtgtgtgtgtgtgtgtgtgtgtgtgtgtacagtgtgaatgctgatgtagtgaaatgtgaaatgagaAAGTGTTAGCACACAGCTAGCTGCCGCATTGCACTGACCTCCATTAACCTTACAGTAATGATCATATTTTATACAGTGAACTACTGAGCCCTgatcaccccccccccccccccatacacacacacacacacacacacacacacacacacaactctcaatatccatgttttcattgttactaaataaaatgtgagtGTTAGCATATAATTAGTTGCTAATGAGCAGCCACAGGCTCAGtgactactgtgtgtgtgtgtgtgtgtgtgtgtgcgcgcattaCTGATTCAGTTCTGAGAGGAAAGATGTGTTGTGACATAGTGTTGTTGTGTAGAGTGAggagagattgtgagttttAAACCTCGGAGGAGTTTACTCTTCATCCCGAGCTGAAGCTGAAACACAGTCGATTGTTTTATAGAAACAACATTCCACAAATTCCAcaaacactgagatataaaggaATTTATTTTGGATGGTGTGATCAGTGACTGTGttcagactctgtgtgtgtgtgtgtgtgtgtgatcctgaTAGACTGATTAGATTGAGATTGATCACGTCTGCTGTTGTGATTACGGCTCTCCTGAGGGGTTGTAAATGAAAAGGGAACGCAGCCAGTGATTCTGTGCTAATCTGCAGTTAAAGGCTAATTGCTAATATGCTTCATTGTGGCTAAAACCGTTCATCAGTGAAAGTGCTGCTGTAACTCCTGAAAACGGGCCGCGCCTCAAATCACACAGCCTGCACTACACCAGCCAAGTGTGAGTGTAACACTAAAGACGCACAGATGGGAGATGGACTGAATATTTACTGAACACATCAACACTACATTTATATACAAACTTTCAGACCCACATTGTGTAGTGTTTACATGACACTGCTGCAGAagtctgaattctgattggtcagaaggtgttgattaattttctaatcaggtttatattaatgcactcattctaatacgttattgtttttatagtaacagctcattcacagggacgtgtacagcggacgctccgcATTAACGGATTAAAACATCAtcgatgtggtgaagttttctgtgatttactttaacatctatggaaggagtctccagtgtcagcgctttgtatcagtcagaggtaaagctgtaacttgaagttttctgacatcttcaggacggaggagtttacgcttctttgcggtttctcagacAAGCTGcgttcttttttttcagcttattAACTTCCGCTTCATTAATATTGAACAGTTGACAGTttttaatgatatatttttcCTCTGTATTTCCCTCTTCATGAGCTGCAGgatgagtcagtgtgtgtttatagtgtgtttatAAGAGCCTCAGTCTGCTCCGAAAATCAACACAATAAGCTGAAAGTCCTCTGGAACAGTTTCTGACCTTATTAATCTCATTAATATGCGTGTATGCAAATGAGGAGCTGGTGATGATTACAGCGTGTTGATTTGGGGTTTTATCAGAGCTCAGAGGTGATTAATAACACTGCTCAGGTTTTCATTCTGtttcacacagacagacacacacaccgtatGAACACCTGTCAGAAATGCCATTTacatcaacacaacacaataaatcTGCATTAAATCAATTAAACATTCAAATCAACTTAAACTTTATCATGATGTGAATCACTTGTGTACAGTGTACAAGCCCCACCTTTGGACTTTAGGCCAAACCCCTCGCTGAgtctgccgtgtgtgtgtgtgtgtgtgtgtgtgtacgttttAATTTTCTGTTCCTTTAAATTCCTGCTGATAAAATACAGCCAGACTCTGAGCCATAAACTCCACGGTCCATGTGAATAATTCATTAAgatgctgcgtgtgtgtgtgtgtgtgtgtgtgtgtgtgtgtgtttattagtgatttttgttttttcagtcgTGTTTTGTGTTATAAATCAGCTCAAACCACCCACAGATCACACTGCTCATAAACCCTCCATCCCTCCGTCCTGTCCTCCCTCACGCCCCAGCACGCAGGAGGAACCGTCCATCAACTCAATCACCCACAATGCCTCTTGAtctgacacagacacacacacacacgcccacagctgtctcactctgtatctatacacacacacacacacacaaacccctatttctctctgtataaacacacacacaaacacacatggctgtctcactctgtatacgcacacgcacacacacacacagctgtctcactctgtatacacacacatacacacacacatacaataactGACATAGCGGCCTGTGCATACTATTAAAAtttagctgtctgtctgtctatctgtttctttctttctgtctgtctgtctgtcagagtAGGTTGGAGAGTTCACATGCTATAGCTGCACTGCTGTAAAATCTAAAGAGAGACTCTAAGTAGTGCGCACTACAGAGAAACAGCACTCAGGATGTTTAGTGCTGAAATTTATAAAGTGCCAcgactgtgtgtgcgtgtgtgtgtgtgtgtgtgtgtgtgagagagagagagagagagagacagagtgcagCAGGAGCGTGTTATTGTCCTCCACAGAGTAAACACACTTTGTACAGAGTGGCTCTTTAAAGGCAGCAGTTTGTTCACTCTGTCTTTTGCACTTCCTTCAGTGCACTGGTTTAACCTTGGCCTGGTTTGACTCCGCCCACTGACTCCGCCCTCTCATCCCACCCACTGATCTTGTCCACTCACTCCGCCCACATCCACATCTCTCTGCACTTTAACAGCCCTTAAGATGTAGGCCTAGGGGACTTGAGTGAGGGGAAGTGTACAAAGGAGAGTGTTAAATACAGGATTGTAACACAGCAAGTGCACTTAGCATTCGACACAGATCCTCAGGGTTTCCTCAGGAGGCGCTGTGAGCCGAGAGAGTGTGGAgatggaagagaaagagagacagacagagagagagacaggtacacacagacagagagagagtgagacaggtacacacaggcagacagagagagagacaggtacacacaggcagacagagagtgagacaggtacacacagacagacagagagtgagacaggtacacacaggcagacagagagtgagacaggtacacacaggcagacagagagtgagacaggtacacacaggcagacagagagtgagacaggtacacacaggcagacagagagagagacaggtacacacaggcagacagagagagagacaggtacacacaggcagacagagagtgagacaggtacacacaggcagacagagagtgagacaggaacaCAGACAGAGAGTTAGACAGGaacatagagagacagacagacaggaagacagacagacagttagacaggaacacagacagacagagagtgagacaggaacacagacagacagagagtgagacaggaacaCAGACAGAGAGTTAGACaggaacacagacagacagagagtgagacaggtacacacaggcagacagagtgagacaggtacacacaggcagacagagagtgagacaggaacatagacagacagttagacaggaacacagacagacagttagacaggaacatagagagacagacagacaggaacacagacagacagagagtgagacaggaacacagacagacagttagacaggaacacagacagatagagagttAGACAggaacacagacagatagagagttAGACAGGAACACAGACAGATATAGAGTGAGACAAcaacatagacagacagatatagagtgagacaggaacACAGACAGATATAGAGTGAGACAAcaacatagacagacagatatagagtGAGACAAcaacatagacagacagatatagagtgagacaggaacATAGAGAGATAGTGTTTGTAGGTCAAAGTAAACCGCTATCACTCAGACAGTGGAGAAGTTTTTAACAGCACAAGGCATGAAGGAAATCTTACACTCCTGtattacagctgtgtgtgtgtgtgtgtgtgtgtgtgtgtgagagagagagagagagagagagaaagttgaaatgaaatatgaaacaatGTGTTTTAAAGTTCAATCAGAATCCAATTTCTCAGTAATGGGATTTCTTTCGCCTGCagaatgtttcattttcttcccTCAGCggaaaaaacacaattattGATGTTCATCTAACATccaacatcaacacacacacacacacacacacacacacacatacagttacACTGTCCAGCATCACATTCTTTGATTTAATCTGATTTCTTGACAAATCGTGTTCACActtctgtaattttatttattatttaatcagatATGACATGAAACAATTCAcacaatttaaacacacaaaatcactaCAATACTCACAGATTAGTGTTCTTATTAGAACCTTGTCCTTCCTAAGGTTCCATCTCAAACACTGGGACAGAGTTAAAAACACATGCGAGCTAACATTAAAATCTCTGAatcaatagaaataaaaaacagacacaaaccTAATCGGTTCCTGCTTGGAATAAAGGAACAGTTCTACATCCGTCCGTAACGTTCCACATGACCTGCAAGTGGCAGAGCGTCGGCCATTTTGGACCCGTCCCAAACACTAGACTTCATCTCTACTCACTTTAGCACATTGCACTGAGTCACTGCTGCATTATTAAAGTCTGAATTGAGTCGAGTGTTTAAAAGCATTATACACATTAAattgtaaagtgtgtgtttgtgtgtgtgtgtgtgatttcagccTGCTAGAAAAGTCCATCCTTTATGTACAAAACTCTTTCACATTGCTGCTTCATAAAGCTCTTCAGTCCAGCAGGTcaggtgatgtgatgtgatgtgatcaAAGCGCCTGATTGTCTGAAGTTGATGTCATTCCTCTCCTCGTCTCAGGAGCTCAGCTCAGTCTCTCTGAGATAAATTTACTGAATGCTTCTCTGAATCTCAGTGTGAGAAACTGCAGGACAGAGCGTAAAACCTGCTCTATCTGACATGGATAAGGCAGACGTGGTTCTGGATGTTCTGGCTCAGTTAAAATGGAGCAGGATCATCAAGATGATGTGGTGGATGTGGATCTGAGTGGATGGGAACTGGACAATGTCTGAAGAACTTCAACACATGATATGTGATCTATCTCCTGACCAGTTTCCATCCACTGTTTCAGGCACTGAATCTGAGGACATGACCTCGCATATCCTTGCATCCTTGTGATGTAGAGACAGATCCTCACGCTCTTGTGAAGTAGAGACACATCCTCACCTCCACGGCATGTAGAGACATTCCCTCACGCTCGTGTGAAGTAGAGACA
This sequence is a window from Pangasianodon hypophthalmus isolate fPanHyp1 chromosome 3, fPanHyp1.pri, whole genome shotgun sequence. Protein-coding genes within it:
- the LOC113525181 gene encoding transmembrane protein 121 produces the protein MAPPPPTNAPHVCLSCVVIMSSMVLMDAYLVEQNHGPRKIGVFIVVSVGDVCFLIALRYIAVWVGTELRTAKRGYAMILWFLYIFVLEIKVYFIYQNYKSDRKSLDALTRKALTLLLSVCVPILFIILVAVDHMEYVRAFRKKEEIRNRLFWVVVDLLDVLDIQANLWEPQKKGFPLWAEGLMFFYCYILLLVLPCVSLSEISMQGVNISPHKMMLYPILSLITINIVTIFIRGGNMLLYRDGRVSGILMGKNVLAILMKTCSFVQYRKQLQSANLSANTPPPLPPPPAAPPSAAFSVELHKNSLTHCRDVSQTPLPELTASEHT